Sequence from the Nilaparvata lugens isolate BPH chromosome 10, ASM1435652v1, whole genome shotgun sequence genome:
ggtatggcgttatggtcttacaaaaagtattcaattttattataaatattattaattcaattgataGTGATATTAATTCACTTTACAGTATTTGACGTAATTAAAGTCTGAGCTCTATCTCGTCctgatgtaggatagaaatgcttttgtCTACATAAAAAAGACTGTGATGAGTTATCTTGATTTCCTCAGTTCTCACGAACACTGTAACATCTAGGATACAGCAAATTCAAGGTAGGACATGGAATAAAACAGTTACTCctataatcttgaaaacattatagaaatagaatgttcaatttaaatattattccaagtatattttttaatttaataatagcctctccctctttaatgggccctttttcatctccacacactgttactgaacatgtaattgaggaggaacaatgattggttaaaaatgcaatgaattaaactgatttttgccaatcccgggatcagtcccgggatcccgggattgatattggataatcccggaataccgggattggaaatcagtcccgggattgacatccctactctcgatagacctgatagaaacaggaagtgtattccatgcacgacaggcactgactaagaaggattttgtgaaaatagtagttcgatgattgggtatccttaaagtactttctccggtctagtatgtgaagcatctatcctcctaccttcagagacaaatttgaaatcatctttaaaatagttcggattaccgtatatcaagatatctctaacaagcttgactattcgaaaaagcctctgatcgggaagcttcaatgttgaactagcaatgtgggctggggtgatatgatcatggcgttggagagagtagacgaaacgtagacaataattttggcaacgctgtagtttatcattcagagtgacttgcatatcactAAGagcagaattacaatacattaaatgtgggaagatgagagattgaaccaataataatttatgtttctagggaggatatcgtgcattttcttcaatgcatgcatggctgagaatacctttttacaagttttgttcacttgttctgaccagtcaagagtattattcataataatgcctaaatttttgactgagctacagtaaggaatgtcattaccgtctacactaattttgtgaatcgattcaaggtcaatattgtttataagacgagaatatccaattatatgggttgtgttttgatgggattaagcttaaggccatttttctttgtccattccactatcgaattgatatcctgtttcattattccaactgtttcattaatttttgttatggcacagcttaaatagatttgaaggtcatctgcataagtatggaaactggagaatttgataatggaagaaaggtcattagcatacaaagtgaagaggagagggcctaaaattgaacttgtggtactccatgcataacgtttttccaagttgactttttgtcaccgacaaatacacattgtttcctactaatagataggattcaaaccaaactaacgagttgtgactgaaaccagaATAGCCAACttttcagaaggactgtatgatcaacagtatcgaatgctttagaaaatcaaatagggtgaggatggtgcattttctttggtccatagctaaccttatatcatcagtgacacgaagcagagctgtctgagttgaatggaattttctaaagcctgattgaaagttatgaagcttactattgttgtctagaaatttacaacttgagcatgaatgagtctttctagcactttggacaatgcaggtaaaatactgattggtctaaaatcctcaactttattgggtgatggaactttatttagagggcgaaccagagcaaacttccagttttcagggaaaatgccttcttcaagtaacttgttgaaaatgtatgtaatggttggtaaaacagcaaataacatcttcttgataatttaataggaattttgtctacacccgtagcattactatgaatacgttgaattgctctgaaagtgtcttcttctgagattggatggaaatgaaattgatcagtgattggtaaatctaagtttgtaacctgctcttcaagatcatctatatgattagcaatgacaacttcgtcgcgttggttagagtgtgaaacgaaatggtcatttatattattcaatggtaagtcaatttgtggattcgatttctgtttgccaagcccgaattcttttattccctgccaaagtgatttagagtctgtctattgtttgtcataaacgaattcaagtacctaatctttgagttctgtaattcctgtttaacctatttctaaggctctatactctatcaaactgtccaagtcaaatttttttttaaattttctatgtgctttgtctctacatcccatcatcttaagtatgtctcagtcatccacggtactcttcgttttctattaatcctccttgtcacataaggtgcatgtttgtcatacaaagtcaaagtccaattctcgaaagtcttgaccatgtcatcaactgagggtaatgcttcaatttgatgccatggagtctgaaccacatcagtcaggaaggcggcttcatcaaagtttttgaagtctctataagtgataatttctgttctggcttgggtatttatgggaaagtacacagtagatcaaatcatgtctagaaatagctgggactgagatttggcctgcttgaacaacctcattgggatcactaacaatgagaaggtcaatgagtgtgtctgattcattagtatgatgagttggatcgaggggtaaaatagtcatgtttaggcattggaaaattgtagtcagttgaaagtagtcaaagttatgattcgtcatgttcaagtcggtgttcatatcccccataactagtatacggttataacaaggcataagagaaagcaaggcattttcgaaatctgtgaaatgacctattttggtgggcgataacagataccaacgagtaatttatcagtactagataaggataattcaagtagcataaactctggtctggaacaatactcttgtttagatgtgattaaaacttttgttttgataccatctttcacataaattgctacacccccacaagctttattaatctatcattccggaaaagattatatccaggcaatgcaacaaactTAACCTCAAGGTTATCCACGTCATCCAAACCTAACTCAGGTCATCTTGGTCAACACACCTAACctcagaaaaaaaaaaattaaaaaaaaaaattgaaaaaaaaaattaaaaaaaaaaataaaaaaaaaattgaaagaaaaaaaatgaaattgaaaaaaaaagaaaaagaaaaaaataaaaaaaaaattaaaaaattggaataaatgggaaaaagggaaaaaaggggaaaaaaaatttccccaCTGATCTTGAACTGCCCGCTGGTCCCCCCGCCAGTCGCCCAGCCGCCACCGGTCACCCCACTGGTCGCCCGCTGCCGCGGTcggaagaagtatcatattctatataatttaagtgTTTAAAATAAATCCTCTacggtgtagtggttagcaagtcagcttcCTGAGTGGAGGTTCTAGGCTCGaatccaaggcggtaaaggtaagtattaaaggtcagtatcaacagaaccagaggatatattttttgtatgtagtgggtagactggccaccactgccagtcaccccgcTGCTGGTCGTCCTGCCGCCACCAATCGCCCggccgccaccggtcgcccccGCGGTCCCACCACCACCGGTCACCAACGGTCACCCGGCCACTGCCCGTCGCCCCCAGTCGCCCACTGGTCGCCCGCCACCGGTCGCCCTGCTGCTGCCAGTCGCCTagccgccgccggtcgccccaccacggtcgccccaccaccggtCGCCAACCGCCGCTGGTCGCCCGGCTACCACGATCACCCGTCGGTCCCCCCAGTCGCCCACCACCACCGGTCACCCCACCGGTCACCGGCCActgccagtcgccccaccagtcGCCCCCGTCGCCCGCCACCGTCGCCTGCTGCTGCAGCGCCTAGCCGCCGGGTCGCCCCACCACGTGCCCACCACCGGTCGCCCAACCGCCGCGGTCGTCCggccgccaccggtcgcccggccacCAGTTGCCCCGCCGGTCGCCTCGCCGGTCGTCCGACCGCCACCAACAGTCAACCTGCTGCGGCTGGCAATTGTCCCGCCGGCTGAGCATGAGCATTCTGAGCGCAGTCAGTGGCACTCAGAATATACTTATAGCTAAACTATATCTAAGGAGATGGTAGGTAATAAGTAAACAGTTTAGAATACAATTAGctatttattgatcaattcaacatccatttcattgaaaagtttttttttttttttgaggttaggtgtggttgaccaagatgaccttgaggttaggtttggatgacgtggataaccttgaggttaggtttggttgacctagatgaccttgaggttgggtgtggttgacctggatgaccttgagggtgGGTGTGGATGACCTGGGTGACCTTGtgggtgggtgtggttgaccttgTTGACCTTgagggtgggtgtggttgacctggatgaccttgaggtgggtgtgttTGATTGGCCCTTTTTGACCTAGTGACTTGAGGttaggggtggttgacctggatgaccttgaggttagggtggttgacctggatgacttTGAGGttaggggtggttgacctggacgACCTTGAGGTAAAGGCCGGTTCTGGCACACTTGTGTGCCAGGACCggcctttttatactactaccaacgagtaatttatcattactagataaggataattcaagtagcataaactctggtctggaacaatactcttgtttagatgtgattagaacttttgttttgataccatctttcacagaATTTCTACACCCCCACAttttttaatctatcattccggaagagattatatccaggcaatgcaacaaatttgatgaaatactaggcttcaaaaatgattcggaaattccgattatattgaagtcctgaaaacggagattgctctgagttcatcatgtggcaactgagggattgtatgttaaggtgagcagccttgaaaattttttgaaagattggagcttatttgctagaaacatacctgcgtcattattactattattgaaatatcatacctacttgagggcgagcgagctgacgtgtcagtgagaggcatcatggaagcagcagaaatcgtgaaccgacctcaaaACGACACAAgacgggggaaatggggatgaaactgataaaacttaacctaaatgagaaaagtctcttgattcgagtgatTCAGTAtgcttgacagttcggctcccttcactatttaaagcactagttcaaaaattcactaaacacaataagatgtagatgtgtggagtttcggtgatgaataatcctaatggttgTGAAATGGTGCTTCCTGAGGGgtttatctcttatgatagagtcccacgttgtgaagctattatgtgaagttgtgaattgtaaatccttcacagttGATACGGTGTTTCTGATACTTATAAGAGccgtctctaaattccctcttttgcgaataaattcacaaaaaattaaggccttccggctcgcaaaattactgggttcaaacctcagctctagctcagtggtagaaacatgaatattccaaatataagtaatcaccataaggttcaatgaccagTGATTGATAAtccttaccgctgcttctatgaaattcttgaagaataccagtaaggaaattaaaagaatatttgatgactgattatcagtaaccatgtaccactagagaataatcaggaccaactataatggtttctagttgattcttaaaacgctcgtcgtgaatacaagtattcaccaatataccctttcaaaattccttagaacttacaacgccagttcttgaagctctctggatctttatatgatataactggaaccttattaatataatttttcaatatacttgttctggtatatgagatgaatatcatcaaaggatgataatattgagtgctctgaataagattaatatcacttgatttaataattttaagtgctgctaaatatttgttgatattaaaacagctcaaactgtatatcacgagatgagttaggatataataaaaaattctaggAGTTTGTATgttgacataaaacacaaaatatattcccataaaaaagatgtgcataaaatattcgataaatCTATAATTTACTTAATCAAATGTTTTCTAAagtctgaataattatcacaggctttgccaatattcacaatagtgagtttcaaattcataaatatattatatttaatactggtacttaga
This genomic interval carries:
- the LOC120353209 gene encoding TANK-binding kinase 1-binding protein 1-like; translation: MTLTNHPAAGRPAATNRPAATGRPRGPTTTGHQRSPGHCPSPPVAHWSPATGRPAAASRLAAAGRPTTVAPPPVANRRWSPGYHDHPSVPPVAHHHRSPHRSPATASRPTSRPRRPPPSPAAAAPSRRVAPPRAHHRSPNRRGRPAATGRPATSCPAGRLAGRPTATNSQPAAAGNCPAG